Genomic window (Arachis hypogaea cultivar Tifrunner chromosome 13, arahy.Tifrunner.gnm2.J5K5, whole genome shotgun sequence):
aatatattcaatttttattgaatattgtaacaaaaataattgccatcttaccaatcgtccatgattataatcaacttttaaattatatcgtatgaaacctattaggtagcttgaatctgtccttaatgtaaattctcttggtagtaaatcaattttccatttcttaagagatttaattgctgctagagtttccttttcatgagtggtatatctctgttctgttggagtaaaagtccctgaaatatacttgcaaagtaattcctttagggaatctttagaatctagtgattcttttccttgttccaaactttttatagctttcttagcttttagacatcctgaccaggttatgtctgaagcatctgtttctactattaagtagtcattttcttctggaatataaagttctggaagtttttcacataattctttaatcctttgaatttgcatactatctttttcattccatttccattcttttttagtacttatttttggaaataagcttttagtgtattccgttatattctttaaaaatccttgatcagaaatataatttatacatcctaaaaatctttgtaattgttttctatcttctattttattaggaaataaatttaccttttctaggacatttggttgaagttttagctttccttgagtagatagaattaatccaagaaactctatttcttgttttgctattcttgctttctttttgctaagaactaatcatttttctttacatctttctaaaactattaataatttttgaagatgatcttctctatcctgttttgtaaaaattagtatatcatcaatatacactaaaacaaattcatttaactcttttagattttcttccataaatctttggtaaatacctggggcttgttttaatccgaatggtaatacattccattcatagagtaacacacttgttgattcttttgttgggcaagtaaaagcagttaatttttttgtttcttcgtctaaacgaagctgccaatatcctgattttgcatcaagagatgaaaaccaagttgctcctttaattttttctaaaatagaatcttttcttggaagtttatgagcatcaccaatagttgcttcattcatcttcttatagttaataaccattcttcgttttccccttttaatttcattattattttcgacataaaaggctggagccgcatgaggacttttacttaatcttataattccttttttcaaaagatctctacattctaatgaaaactcttctctatctcttgcggaataaggaattttatttggaacatttatctcttttgtaggatcttttaatttaatacttactaattcgttatttgtatttttaacatCTAAAgaattttcagcacaaatttcatccaaaagttcttctatctttatttcaagactattttttggaatgtttatctgaaagtataaatttaaataacatgtctctaatatagaaaatattttaaattttaagatcttatctatagtggtagttggtatttttatacgttttgatttttgatttattgaagaatcgtgtggtgcttttaaaactatatatgttaattcttgaatgaatggatgatatagctttaaaaaattatttcctatgataaaatccattccagagtctaacatatatatagatggaacaatgaacctataattttgaataaaaatttcaaccatctctgctttttggttaattttatgtattgatttgtcggctattctaactcttaatggtttctttaattttttccaatcaagttttatgtttgaactagcaaagcattgcgttgctccagaatctatgaaagcatttataaacttttctgttatttttatagtaataaatgtagcattattactcagtctctgagtctgtttccgagacatattcaaaaatatagtctaagttatcatcagattcttctaatggttccataaAACAGgaattagcaatttctatttgtttagtaagatcctttttatccttctttttcggacattcatttgcatagtgtccttcttcttggcaataccaacacttacaattttcttttttattcgggcaataatcacttttttgtcttttgtttttattgttatttctttttctaaaatacctcttttttctccagtttggatagtattttctttttctaaattgatattttctttttctttgaaaatttttattaagaccatatttttgaggtatctcttcattatcctgacagcaaattctaattatatttgcaaatcttttttgagttgcttcttgcatacaacgttcttttatttcctctcttattgcagaggttgctccaccaaaattattttcaattgttcctctatttatttctcttataaatcttcccataataaattcattagcaggatatggaagttttgttatatacatactaagataatgatttttatcttcttcttttaatttgtaataatgtattctatattcacatatataagactccacattacatagatcatatatctgaatgttagctaaatgattttttgcttcttgatattctttattatagacttcttgtttatgatctataatattttttccaaaaaattctttatatagaatcatcattatatataatatcttatcataagctgttgtttttgttgctaattcttctattatttggttttctattgatgtcatataatctcttatagctcctttagtatgaaaccctatgtaattccaaatatctcttccagataattcattaagttttggattagtaaaggcttctaataagaaggaattcaaccagttttcgaaaatttctttttcattctttttacagtataaatcgagcattctttctccttccattttctggattttaggaacgtattttgatgatgtttttgtatattttgaatctttatttataaatccttttttaaaagcatagttatcaaaacctgtttcccatttaaattgagattgattatccctagatgttccagcttcattttttacttgtattggaattgctggttcttcgtcacttgaataatctaggacgtgttcttcattttctatattttcagaatttactaattcttcttctatctgaaatccctgttccataatattattttcttgagccatttttaattgtttaaaaagcattgtaacttcttctaatttttcttcaatattcataattttagtgatggttttacttttaaatttgttatgttgattatattttgaaatttttcttctttaggattttctttttccttatttctttgaaattttatagatactaatatttcttcaagcatatctactatagaatttaattgtgggttaaaagtatgataaagatgtggggaatcatttccatggtaacatttcttagaaatttcgtgtgaaaaataagttttttcaggtttttgaagtccttcaataaaacttatagtaaaataaagattttgagaaaaatcattttgtattgattttaagaattcggtgtcattacagttaacattagttaaaatcattaatttttgatctattaatttcgataacttaattatttcttctcttaaatcttctaatttacttttttccattaggtgacgtttttctttgtgaagagctacgattttaagtgaaaagtgtggctttaAAAAGTGTGGTTTAAGGAaacaaatctttaaatctgtacagatttagatctgtaccatataattttctttttcttatatgtAGCTGTCACGTTACTTATTTCTTATTGAACATTTCTATAATTGGTCACggttaataaaaatttttcaaagcaATTATCTTTAGATTATTGTTGGTTTCAGTCAACGGATTTAGCACACTTAACCTCATGCCACAGGCCCAGAGCAGGTGACAAGTGCCAACTATGCTGTATTATAAATCTTTAAAATtcctcttttttaattttattttacttatgatTGATGATTGCTAACCTCAAATCCCATATTAATATACTACTTGAGTAGTATATTATTGTATTATTGGTTGGATAACTTCATAAGGAAAACTTTGCCTTTTTTCTAAATCAACAAACCACCTCAGCAATGGGTGCAgctcttttatttattcatttatttattttattttgttttctaattAAGAAAAAAACTATACACTCATACAATTGATAAAGAAACTAATCAAAACTTGATGACCTGCTCCATTGTTCTTTTGGATGTTCACTACTGTTAAATGATGTAGTGTCATCGTCAACACCAAGTAATGCAAGACTAAGGTGTAACTCTGTACTTGAGCAAGGGTAGACCTCATCATCAATGTTTTCTTGATTTTCTGAATgttcatcattattatcattccCTTGCAAGTTATGGACACCTTCAACTTTcttgtctccttttaggatcttTAGTATCTGCAACACAATATTATACTGATAAATCCATAGAATTTCTTGTAAAATGTTCCAACCATAGTAATTTATGAATTGGTATGGAAATTGATATGCAGTATGTCACTTAATTGGTGAATTTATGTAACAATGGTTCCAACTCATGGCATACGCTAAGAATGTTCATTTTGTAGTGTTACCTGGTTCATTTTAGGACGAAGCCTTGCAGCCCTTGTAATGCAAAGAGATGCTGCCAGAACCATTCTTTGTAATTGGACCTCATCAAACTTCCCTTCTAAACTTGGGTCCAATAGGCCCTTTATATCCCCCCTCTCGAGGATTGGTTTTGcctgaaagaattttttttttttttaattatgtgtaAGTCATCATAATTTTGTATTCTAATACAATAATTTGaccaaattattaatttaatagatACAGTAGCAGTTAGTAAACATGTTATCTCATGTGATCAATAAAATTGTGACAATTTTTGTATCACTCTCAATGGGGTTAAGGCCTTACCCACACCACCAAGCTTTCCTGTCCTTTGCAAGGTTCAGGATTGATAGGTTCCCTCCCTGATATGAGTTCAAGTAGCACTATACCAAAGGCATAAACATCTATCTTGTCACTGACTTTTCCATACATGAAGTACTCAGGAGCAAGATAACCAAATGTTCCTACAACATCTTCTTCTGTCAGAAAAGATGTAGTTGTTGGTCCCCATATTGCAAGCCCAAAATCAGATAACTGCAACAAAAGGACACTCATGAGTCACATAATTGTTTACATCATTTGAGTACTAATAGACTAATAGTATCAGAAGCTTTTGATTACCTGTGGTTCAAATTCATGGGAAAGAAGAATGTTTGAGGACTTGACATCTCTATGTATTACAGGCTTCAGAGTTTCCCTGTGCAGGTAATCCAAGGCTTCAGCTATTCCAAGAGctattttaaatcttaattccCATGATAAGATGGGACCATCCTTGTTCCTTCCTACAtccatttttgaattcatatcaGCATCATTTTCAATGATGAATGAAAAAGAGAACGCAAAGGAAACTCACAATGAAACTTTACCATGTAAATTTTCCTCTAAGCTCCCTTTGGGGAAATAATCATAAACAGAGATTAACTCACTGTCCTCAATGCAAATTCCAAGCAGAGGAGTGATGTTTCTGTGCTCCAGTGATAATATTATTTCCACCTCAAGGGCAAACTCTTTCCGTGCTTCTTTTGATGACTGCAAAACTTTAACTGCAATTGGCTTTCCATCAGGGAGAGTTCCTCTGTAAACACGATTGCACCCTCCTTTCCCAATCAAGTTTTCTGAAATGAAATGAGAATCCATGGTTAtgttactttaaaatttaaatcctgAAAAGCATAATCAGAATCAGTGAAAGTGGAATCAGTTTAACCTGAAGAAAATTGGCTAGTGCAAGACTTCAGAACTTCAAGGCTGAACCATTTGCAATTGAGTGAATTGAGGTTAAGCATCCCTTCTATTCCCTTTGGTAGCTGAGAAGATAGAGGTGAACCATTTTTAGAGCTCTCATCCTCGAAATCACTTATGCCTCTTTCAGACAGGTTTCCCTCCTCGATGGAAGAGTGAGGACTTCCATGTGGCGAACGATCCGGAAATCTCATCACCCATTTCACTACCGACATGTCCCTTGCATGAAGGTTTTGTGAGATTTCTGAATTGGCTCTGAGGAGCAGAGGCCATCCAAGCTTCTGCTCAGCAGGATCACctgaaaacatagataatgaccTTGTCTTGAACTTCCCTGTTCCGCTTAACGATTCTTGCTTTGATTCCCTGGTACCCCAATGGCTTGATTTCTCAATCTCCAACTCAGAGTCACCAAATTCTGACTGAACTACTCTATCACTCATGCTTTCTATGCTTAAGCTTGGTCTTGGATCCACTAGCAAACCACCTAACACATGAAAAACAAGCCTTATTCTAGCATCTATTGTCATAAAGTGATTTAATTTTTCTCTTAGATCAAGAGTAGGTTtcctataatataataaaaaagagtaAGATATCAAACCTGATAGTGGTAGTTCTTTATTGGTGCACCTTCTGAAGACAATTCTTGAATCTTGAATGGCTAGAACATTGGTAGTAGTTGGAAGTCGTTTGGCACAATATTTAGCTGTGGCAGCTCGGCCCCTGGAAATGAAAATATGGTACTAGAGTAAGTAAATGCATGCATAAGGATAATAATAAGGTAAACTAAACCCACAATTTAGAAGTTGTATAAAATTAACAAGCTCCTACATACATATACATACCCTACCACAAGAGCCACAGCagaatggttttttgcttctctaACAAGAATGTCTTTGATTGAACTTCCTGTCAGGATTTGACCAGTGAGTCCTACCTGAAACCCAATTTGGCGGCCCCATCAATAAAAATGAATGGCACTTCCCAATCCCATCAACAAAAGAAGCATTAAAGGTGTATAAATGTCGGTGTACCTTCCTCACATCACATAGTCCTTCATAAACCTCTAAGTATCCATCTATCAAAGTCTGATTTTTGGAAACATAAGCTGCATAAGAAAAGAAAGGAACTACTTTTACAATGTTTGAGtttaaaaaaaggaagaaaagttacATACGCTAATAagtgcaaaatctcattaaaagtTCATTAATTACCTGGATTTTTTACTATGTGGAGTGCAATAACACAATCCCCAGGTTCAGCAACTTTAAAAAGTGCCCAGTTGAGGAGATGTCTGCTATGGCTATCTATTCTAATCCCAACCAAAACAAACCTTCTCTCAACTGTCAttgtgattttgatttttgatttggaCCTTTTATCAATCACCTTCCCTGCTTTAAACTTCAACACCAGAAAAAGCTAtggattgcagaagaagaaacacCTTCAATTATCTGCTGGTTGTCGTTGACCACactagcatcatcatcatcacttctTGAATGAACATCCATCTCATTATTGTTCCCTGCAAAACAGGAACCACCATGGTTGGAACTTGAATAAGCTAAAATAGCTCATCATGCATACCTTGAATATAAATAGTAGCACCACCccatcagaaaataaaaaatattgttaaaaaaaaatgaagcatGGACATAAAAAGTCACATGAGACTCATTGGATGAAACAAAAGTTGAGACCCTTCAACATTTTGCATTAAGAAAAAAAGAATGTTGAATAAAAAAACAACATTTGACAATGAAATGTGTACCTAAGCAGCCACGGTTTGAGAATAACATTATGTTGATatgttaaattctatttttttaactgAATTTACCGCCAAATTGCATCAGCAGGCTCACCTACTTTCAACCAAATCTACAGAGATTTTGTTTGATTGTGATGATAGAATATTAAGAACCCAGATAGGTAAAGAAAATTTtctaactaacaaaaaaaatgtgtgctttttattaattaaattcagtGGCTGGTGTTTAAAATTGGAAGTGAAAAGAGAATCATAGAGATGGTAGAGGATTAAGGGGAAGGGAAACTAAAGTAGTGTCGGCAACGAAGAAAAGAATTGGTGCGAAAAGTGAGGTAACAAAAGCCTCCTAAGTGGAAGGTACAGAGAAATActagttttcttttaattaattaataaataatttattattataaaaaatattatatttacacAAAAAAATCTGTCACTAAATTggttattcatatattttttaattataagataCAAAGGGAAAAAAAATGGGCGTGATATATGCTAATGTTGTTAATTTAGTTAGCACTCGAGTGTAACCGGACATTTTGGCGGGAAACCCTTGATATCCGGTCGCATTACATGGAAGGAGGAAATGCTGGTGGATATTTTTTACCGGTTATTGCGGGTTGGGCGACGACCCTGCTGGACCACATTGCTTCCACTATCAGCCATGAGCTGTTAGTTTAATTACATGATATGATATAGGGATCTCTTAGCTTATAATAATTTCCTCACAAATTACTATGTAACTATGGtttcttatttttaatacaaattggTTCTCATTAGGTTTTGTTTTAATTGCCGTTTGCCACTATCAGTATTCTTTTTTTACTAGATATATATTTAGCTCTTGCTTTTGATGCAAGTTATAATTTTTTGTGTGTGTTGTGAACCGAAAACTTCTTTGGCAAGGTGTTATGTGACCGGCCACCTTGGTGGTGGCGGGGACTAGTGCATGTGCTATTCACTGTGAAGTAGTAAGGAtactaataatacaaaaatatttttttaattatttatttggctgaagttaaaaaactaattttaaaaaacatgaattaataataaaaatataaattatgaataaaataaaatcaataaataaattaaaatatttaattaaaaaataattaatctaaattaatagactaaaaattaatgatctaactaatattaattcaaatgatattgaatcttttaattaatataaaatataaattggtagatttttaaatataaaataattagcaaTAAAAATTGGtagatttttaaatataaaaaaattattaatagaattataaaaacggtaaaaaaaattaacttgcaaaaaattattaaatttgtaaaaaataaaaaatatgaaactaatactgaaatagaagtaaaaaaataatattataaaatttatacaaaataataaaaagataaaataattctctaataaaatttttgttaaaaatttaaattttaaataaattaaaaaattagtgtcAAAGTTAAACTAACAATTTCAAGATATAGCCACACTTTTTAATAGACAATAACCAAGCCAAATCTATAATAAGGGACTATAAGTTATGGGATGGATTAGAATggatttgaaatttttattagAGAAGGGATCTATTCCAATAGAAGTTGGAATTAGTTAACCGACTTCATAGGTTATACAATCTATCAGATATTAATAaataagagaatagataaaattgtACGAAattttgacatatcaagcatttATTCTACCAACCCATTTGTGCAGGTCTTACAGCCTCAAACACTTTCGAAAGACATTACAAGTTATAGTTTCACTAATTCTATTTGGAGGAACTTGGTACCACCAAGAGTTGAGTTATTCACTTATTTACCTGATCTGTGTTAGTTAACAGGGCCAATACTAAGGACAGATTAAGTAGATTTGGTACTATTGATCAACATGAtaatatttgtgttttttttttttttttttttttgtaacaaagGTACTGAAAATTATTATCGCTTGTTTTTTAGGTGTGAGTTTACTTGGCAGTTGTGGTGTACTTGGTTGGTCGCCTATAATAAACTAttgtcaatctcaagaacaatCAAGTAACACTTTGAGAGTTGAACAGGAACACctgtaaaaaatgaaaaattgaataGGTGGTTGATTGGTTTTTTTTGTTAACATTTAAAATACTTAGTTAGAAAGAAATGatagaatattaaaaaatcaaGAAGTAAGTGTATTAAAAGTTATTAACAAGTCCATTAAGAATTATAAATAGTAgactgattttaattttttttagttgttaatgataatataaaaaatgactataaattaatttatatttggttGATTAATAACTCTTTGTTCTCAAATTACTCCATTTTGTTGTGTTGTGTtagtttttgttaaaaaaaaaaaacttgatatGCAGGTACGCTAGTttcaatttagaaaaaaaaaacgtaaGGATTTGACATGTTGATATATAAAATGCAAAACGTTTTTAAAGTGCAAACTAACTTgtttaactaatttttatgtatcttttataattatacaacattatttagataatttttgtataaataatatacatattttttaaatttattttaaaaatatatgtgaagaatgaaattaaaatattaaatatgtcAACGTAGGATCAAATTCGAATTTGTTCAATCATATTAAAAGATAATGTTTTCCATTTTACTACAAATGTCGTGAAAAATGTGTTATGCAGGACTACACAACATGATACATAaacaagttataatttataattgctttcaattttaaagctataaataattcatcagtaatttttttaaaaatgtaaaaaagaCTAAGCATTTGATACTGACTATAATGCTAGTTTGTTTAATTTATAAGGATaggaaaaacacaaaattataatatttgataGATAAGATATGGATAAAGATAttatattcaaaaatattaaattagtatattttgtgtcattcttaataaaaaatactaagacaataataaaaaatatattttttattttattaatttttataattatattttttattattatattttttaaatattttaaataaaaataaaataaattagacttttataatttattttaatttatcattaaacaaaatataaaaatattaaattttatatttttatttttatatcttattctcaATGTCATTATCTTGTCCTATTCTCAAAATTAACCGCAGTCTAAATAACTCAAGTTGTGTTGATTATAAAGTTAAGCACGTGTTTCACGAACGCTTGTTGAATTGAATGACATATATAATCCATAATCGTGTAATAATTTCCTTCAAAAGTATTTAAAATGGGATAAAGTcaagttaattaatattatagCTACAATAATAATGTTTTGTCTACACTCTACAGATTCTAATACGTCTTTTCTACTTCCTTTTATGGAGGCTGCAGGGCATCCAACGATTCCGATCCACCAGCCAACAGCTTAACTAAAATCAACTTGCTAATttgcaaattaaataaaaaaaggccCTCAACAGAATAGTCATAATTAAATTCTTCATATAATAATAAGAGtaatattatacatttaaatttttttataaaccttGTTCGATCcaaccaaattaaataataagacttagaataatattagtcataactgatttttattatgttagaccaatttaattataattagttaacaaaaagatttaaatgtgtagtattattctaataataaagaataaaatatgatgtcatatttattaataaaaatgtgTAATACTTATCATAgttctatatttaatttttttttaaaaaattatatgttatATTAAAATGAGTATCGAAATGACATTTTAATAGTGTTTAATACGTTTTTTAGTAACAAAAAGAATTGgtaaatactatatatatttttataattaat
Coding sequences:
- the LOC112737004 gene encoding protein kinase STUNTED isoform X1 — encoded protein: MTVERRFVLVGIRIDSHSRHLLNWALFKVAEPGDCVIALHIVKNPAYVSKNQTLIDGYLEVYEGLCDVRKVGLTGQILTGSSIKDILVREAKNHSAVALVVGGRAATAKYCAKRLPTTTNVLAIQDSRIVFRRCTNKELPLSGGLLVDPRPSLSIESMSDRVVQSEFGDSELEIEKSSHWGTRESKQESLSGTGKFKTRSLSMFSGDPAEQKLGWPLLLRANSEISQNLHARDMSVVKWVMRFPDRSPHGSPHSSIEEGNLSERGISDFEDESSKNGSPLSSQLPKGIEGMLNLNSLNCKWFSLEVLKSCTSQFSSENLIGKGGCNRVYRGTLPDGKPIAVKVLQSSKEARKEFALEVEIILSLEHRNITPLLGICIEDSELISVYDYFPKGSLEENLHGRNKDGPILSWELRFKIALGIAEALDYLHRETLKPVIHRDVKSSNILLSHEFEPQLSDFGLAIWGPTTTSFLTEEDVVGTFGYLAPEYFMYGKVSDKIDVYAFGIVLLELISGREPINPEPCKGQESLVVWAKPILERGDIKGLLDPSLEGKFDEVQLQRMVLAASLCITRAARLRPKMNQILKILKGDKKVEGVHNLQGNDNNDEHSENQENIDDEVYPCSSTELHLSLALLGVDDDTTSFNSSEHPKEQWSRSSSFD
- the LOC112737004 gene encoding protein kinase STUNTED isoform X2, with protein sequence MTVERRFVLVGIRIDSHSRHLLNWALFKVAEPGDCVIALHIVKNPAYVSKNQTLIDGYLEVYEGLCDVRKVGLTGQILTGSSIKDILVREAKNHSAVALVVGGRAATAKYCAKRLPTTTNVLAIQDSRIVFRRCTNKELPLSGGLLVDPRPSLSIESMSDRVVQSEFGDSELEIEKSSHWGTRESKQESLSGTGKFKTRSLSMFSGDPAEQKLGWPLLLRANSEISQNLHARDMSVVKWVMRFPDRSPHGSPHSSIEEGNLSERGISDFEDESSKNGSPLSSQLPKGIEGMLNLNSLNCKWFSLEVLKSCTSQFSSENLIGKGGCNRVYRGTLPDGKPIAVKVLQSSKEARKEFALEVEIILSLEHRNITPLLGICIEDRRNKDGPILSWELRFKIALGIAEALDYLHRETLKPVIHRDVKSSNILLSHEFEPQLSDFGLAIWGPTTTSFLTEEDVVGTFGYLAPEYFMYGKVSDKIDVYAFGIVLLELISGREPINPEPCKGQESLVVWAKPILERGDIKGLLDPSLEGKFDEVQLQRMVLAASLCITRAARLRPKMNQILKILKGDKKVEGVHNLQGNDNNDEHSENQENIDDEVYPCSSTELHLSLALLGVDDDTTSFNSSEHPKEQWSRSSSFD